The following coding sequences lie in one Rutidosis leptorrhynchoides isolate AG116_Rl617_1_P2 chromosome 6, CSIRO_AGI_Rlap_v1, whole genome shotgun sequence genomic window:
- the LOC139854132 gene encoding uncharacterized protein, whose amino-acid sequence MEINGFTQRGDESLYDAWVRFKKLLRACPPHGLTKKEYINTFYRGCNTFTKQYLDSSSGEKVFNALVNLGASINLIPHSLYETLGLGPLKPTQIRIRLANHSFDTAIGITEDILVSIDTLVFPVDFVIIEMKEDLQVPLILGRPFLATADTIILVQRNQFNIGVGEECVTINIREAMKQPSNTDDDECYAFDHIDLYVHGELEKLLKVDTSEFD is encoded by the exons ATGGAGATTAATGGGTTCACACAACGGGGTGATGAGAGTTTGTATGATGCATGGGTTCGATTCAAGAAGCTactaagagcttgcccaccgcatgGTTTGACGAAGAAGGAGTATATCAACACATTCTATCGGGGTTGTAATACTTTTACgaagcaatatcttgattcttcatccggtgAG AAAGTGTTCAATGCACTAGTCAACTTGGGTGCAAGCATTAACTTAATACCCCATTCACTTTACGAGACGCTTGGTCTTGGACCTCTTAAACCAACTCAAATTAGGATAAGATTGGCCAACCATTCATTTGATACCGCTATTGGCATCACCGAGGACATCTTGGTTAGCATTGACACCTTGGTGTTCCCGGTTGATTTTGTTATCATAGAGATGAAGGAGGACCTTCAAGTCCCCCTCATCTTAGGTAGACCATTTTTGGCAACCGCCGACACCATCATCTTAGTACAACGAAACCAATTTAACATTGGAGTTGGTGAAGAGTGTGTGACCATCAATATCCGGGAAGCTATGAAGCAACCGAGTAACACCGATGATGATGAGTGCTATGCCTTTGACCATATTGACCTTTATGTGCATGGTGAACTTGAAAAACTTTTAAAGGTTGATACTTCGGAGTTCGACTAA